The following proteins are encoded in a genomic region of Magnolia sinica isolate HGM2019 chromosome 1, MsV1, whole genome shotgun sequence:
- the LOC131254484 gene encoding probable E3 ubiquitin-protein ligase RZFP34 isoform X2, giving the protein MEPSVKHFQSPGNAGSEKLHETINNDIQAETAFTCSQWSNGECMPAEETRHDGNTIATERLEKGHMQYGCSHYRRRCCIRAPCCNEIFDCRHCHNEAKNSINVEKKHRHDLPRHQVQQVICLLCGTEQDVRQVCISCGVCMGKYFCETCKLFDDDISKKQYHCNGCGICRIGGRENFFHCYKCGCCYSILLKNSHPCIEGAMHHDCPVCFEYLFESTNKVTILPCGHTIHMNCLKEMQQHLQYACPLCSKSVCDMSKVWEKIDMEIAATPMPESYQNKMVWILCNDCGMNSQVKFHVVAQKCLNCKSYNTRQTRGKPTTASCSR; this is encoded by the exons ATGGAGCCCTCAGTCAAACATTTTCAATCTCCTGGAAATGCTGGATCAGAAAAGCTTCATGAGACAATCAACAATGACATCCAAGCAGAAACTGCCTTCACATGCTCTCAGTGGTCTAATGGCGAGTGCATGCCTGCAGAAGAAACAAGACATGATGGGAACACCATTGCCACTGAAAGACTAGAAAAAGGACATATGCAATATGG ATGTTCACATTATCGACGACGGTGCTGCATTAGAGCTCCATGCTGCAATGAGATCTTTGACTGCCGACATTGCCATAATGAGGCAAAG AATTCTATTAATGTTGAAAAGAAACACAGACATGACCTACCGCGTCATCAAGTACAACAG GTCATATGTTTGCTTTGTGGCACTGAACAGGAT GTTAGACAAGTTTGTATCAGCTGTGGTGTGTGCATGGGGAAATACTTTTGTGAGACTTGCAAATTGTTCGATGATGAT ATATCAAAGAAGCAATACCACTGCAATGGTTGTGGGATTTGCAG AATTGGCGGGCGTGAAAACTTTTTTCACTGCTATAAATGTG GTTGCTGTTACTCTATTCTATTAAAGAACAGCCACCCCTGCATCGAAGGAGCAATGCACCATGACTGTCCTGTTTGCTTTGAG TATCTATTTGAATCGACAAATAAAGTTACTATCTTGCCATGTGGACACACTATTCACATGAATTGCTTGAAAGAGATGCAGCAACATTTGCA GTACGCTTGCCCTCTCTGCTCCAAGTCTGTCTGTGATATGTCAAAAGTATGGGAAAAAATTGACATGGAGATTGCAGCTACACCCATGCCTGAATCCTACCAAAATAAAatg GTGTGGATCCTTTGCAACGACTGTGGGATGAACTCGCAAGTCAAGTTTCATGTTGTTGCCCAGAAGTGCCTTAATTGCAAGTCTTACAACACTCGGCAGACGAGAGGGAAGCCGACCACCGCATCCTGTTCCCGCTGA
- the LOC131254484 gene encoding probable E3 ubiquitin-protein ligase RZFP34 isoform X1 has translation MEPSVKHFQSPGNAGSEKLHETINNDIQAETAFTCSQWSNGECMPAEETRHDGNTIATERLEKGHMQYGCSHYRRRCCIRAPCCNEIFDCRHCHNEAKVSQNSINVEKKHRHDLPRHQVQQVICLLCGTEQDVRQVCISCGVCMGKYFCETCKLFDDDISKKQYHCNGCGICRIGGRENFFHCYKCGCCYSILLKNSHPCIEGAMHHDCPVCFEYLFESTNKVTILPCGHTIHMNCLKEMQQHLQYACPLCSKSVCDMSKVWEKIDMEIAATPMPESYQNKMVWILCNDCGMNSQVKFHVVAQKCLNCKSYNTRQTRGKPTTASCSR, from the exons ATGGAGCCCTCAGTCAAACATTTTCAATCTCCTGGAAATGCTGGATCAGAAAAGCTTCATGAGACAATCAACAATGACATCCAAGCAGAAACTGCCTTCACATGCTCTCAGTGGTCTAATGGCGAGTGCATGCCTGCAGAAGAAACAAGACATGATGGGAACACCATTGCCACTGAAAGACTAGAAAAAGGACATATGCAATATGG ATGTTCACATTATCGACGACGGTGCTGCATTAGAGCTCCATGCTGCAATGAGATCTTTGACTGCCGACATTGCCATAATGAGGCAAAGGTGAGTCAG AATTCTATTAATGTTGAAAAGAAACACAGACATGACCTACCGCGTCATCAAGTACAACAG GTCATATGTTTGCTTTGTGGCACTGAACAGGAT GTTAGACAAGTTTGTATCAGCTGTGGTGTGTGCATGGGGAAATACTTTTGTGAGACTTGCAAATTGTTCGATGATGAT ATATCAAAGAAGCAATACCACTGCAATGGTTGTGGGATTTGCAG AATTGGCGGGCGTGAAAACTTTTTTCACTGCTATAAATGTG GTTGCTGTTACTCTATTCTATTAAAGAACAGCCACCCCTGCATCGAAGGAGCAATGCACCATGACTGTCCTGTTTGCTTTGAG TATCTATTTGAATCGACAAATAAAGTTACTATCTTGCCATGTGGACACACTATTCACATGAATTGCTTGAAAGAGATGCAGCAACATTTGCA GTACGCTTGCCCTCTCTGCTCCAAGTCTGTCTGTGATATGTCAAAAGTATGGGAAAAAATTGACATGGAGATTGCAGCTACACCCATGCCTGAATCCTACCAAAATAAAatg GTGTGGATCCTTTGCAACGACTGTGGGATGAACTCGCAAGTCAAGTTTCATGTTGTTGCCCAGAAGTGCCTTAATTGCAAGTCTTACAACACTCGGCAGACGAGAGGGAAGCCGACCACCGCATCCTGTTCCCGCTGA